The nucleotide sequence CGTTGATCGCGCCGACCGTGCCCGGGTAAAAGCGGCCGTCGGACCACTGGGCGATTACCTTGGTTCCGACCTGCACGTCGGCGGCCGCGGGCACCATGTCCACGGCGATCTGCATCAGGGCGCAGCACTTCTGGTCGCCGTCGTCGAACAGGATCTGGAAGCCCGCGGCGCAGGGGCCGGTGACCTTGCCGTGAAACCAGCCGTTGGACGTCCACTCGGCGAACACGGCGGTTCCCGGATCGATTTTTTTATCCGAACCCAGGGCCAGTCCGGCGATTAAAAACGAGCAGACAATCACGCAGATCAACAGGCAACGTTTCATCGAATTTCCCCGTAAAGGTTGGTTGGCATCAGCTTTTGATCAATATCTATCATGTACCGCGCGTTGCGGGCAATTGCCGCGGCTGTGCTATATTTTTGCCGATCAGACCCGGTTCGGAGGAAGACCATGGAGAAAATCAGGCTCGATTTACCGCCCGTGGGGGTCAGACTCTACAGCGAGCGACCGGCGTGGTCCGACGAGATCCCGCTGTTTCGCGGCATCAGCTATTGCGACGCGGTGCGCGAGGTGACTTCGGGAACGGAGCTGTGGGTCGAACGCGAGTCGCTGACGACCTGTCAGTGGGCGCCGATCGCCCTGGGGTTCGATGCGCCCGCGGAAGGCTCGAGCTTTGAGCAATCGATCAAGCCGCGGGCGGTCGATACGGTGGGGATCTACCTGGCGCGTCTGGACGAGTTCAACCCCGAGATCGAGCCGCAGGTCGTAATCGTACGCAATATGGCGCCCACGCTACGCTCGATGATCGAGCTTTTGGGCAAACAGGCGGCGGCCTGGGAGTACGCGGACGAGGGCGGGCTCTCGACCAGCGCGCTCAAGGTTTTATTCGAGGACAATCCCGGCTGGCGCGGCCATTTGTCGTTGGGAGTAAACCGCGTTCTGGCCAAGCTCGACAACGTTCCGGGCTGGCAAGGTCTGACCAAGCTGATTTTCAGCAGCCGACCGGCCACCGTGCTGTTCGATCATCTGATCAAACGCACCATGGCCGACATGTCGATCTGCCGCAATTCCACCGTGGTGCCCATGCTCTCGGGCAAGGTCAACGTCTCGTATTTTTGCACCGGCGGGATTTCCTGGGGCCGCAACAATCCGCTGCACCTCACATCGGGTTGGCCCTGGGAACTGTGGCAAACGATCGAGCCGCGGTTGGACTATTTGCGGCGATAGATGTCGAGCACGATCGGCGAGCGACCCACCGGCGGAAGCTCGCCCACCACCAGCCGCGGCTGACGCCCCTGCTCGGCCAGCAGCGCGGCCTCGCGCTGATAATCGGTTTGCAGCAATGACTCCAGTTTCCCGATAAACCAATCGGACGGATCGTCGCGGATCACCAGCGACGAGGGCAGCCGCATTCTGACCACGTAGCGCGGCTGATTGCGCTCGATCTGTTCGAGCACGCGCTGCCGCAAGCGGGGCGAGTCGGGATGCTGCTCGATCAGCGGCGCGGTGAACGCGATGCTGCTGGCGAGTCGGCGCCGGGCGTGATAGGCG is from Candidatus Alcyoniella australis and encodes:
- a CDS encoding DUF169 domain-containing protein, producing the protein MEKIRLDLPPVGVRLYSERPAWSDEIPLFRGISYCDAVREVTSGTELWVERESLTTCQWAPIALGFDAPAEGSSFEQSIKPRAVDTVGIYLARLDEFNPEIEPQVVIVRNMAPTLRSMIELLGKQAAAWEYADEGGLSTSALKVLFEDNPGWRGHLSLGVNRVLAKLDNVPGWQGLTKLIFSSRPATVLFDHLIKRTMADMSICRNSTVVPMLSGKVNVSYFCTGGISWGRNNPLHLTSGWPWELWQTIEPRLDYLRR